Sequence from the Osmerus eperlanus unplaced genomic scaffold, fOsmEpe2.1 SCAFFOLD_84, whole genome shotgun sequence genome:
TCTTCATAAATAAAAAGTGTCAGTCaagcattctcacacacacacacacacacacacactcacagctgtAGTAGTAGTGGTGTCCCGGCAGGAAACTCGAAGCCGAGGGAGAAGGGAGTGAAGCGCTGGACCTTCTCTGAGAAGCGCAGCGGTCCGAAGGGGGCATGGGGGGAGTTGCACTCCCAGCGCTTGGTGGCTCCCCTCGTCTCCACGCAGCCCTGGAAGCCCGCCTCTGCCACCAGGTACAGTGCCAGCGTGTGGGGCTGGCCTGCAGCCCCGCCCTCCTggatgggggagtgggggacagTAGATGTCCAGGTAGTCGTTCAGATTCACCTGGATGGACAGATCGCCTTCTATTAacctgagagagggaaagataaagagagtgtgtgggagagaaggagtgagcgagagagagacaggggagacagagagatagtgagagaaagaaaggggagagagaggaagagagagagacattaatGATTAATACACATCAGAACGATCCCACATTATCTCTGTCAGATTcccagaaagggagggagagaggttggaGATTTATAGGTGCTCTATTTTACTacaggcctggaggaggggagagacaggaagagatggatggatggcccATCAATATTCCACCTAACGACGATTCCAAGGTATGATgaagtagcagtgtgtgtgtgtgtgttatttgtttTGAGATCTGATACTCAGAAACGATACAGTGACACTGCTAAGcaaagcaacagagagagagagagagagagagagagagagagagagagagagagaggggagagagacagagagacacagagagagaggagagacggagcgagggagggagagagacagagagagagagggaaggagagacagagcgagggagggagggagatacagagagaggagagagataggagagagacagggaggagagagagagacagataggagagagagagagacagataggagagagagagacagcgaggagagagagagacagacaggagagagagatctggaAAGGTATAGGCAGAagttagagggggggggggggggtaaagaaaCAGAAAGATAGAAGTAGAGAAAGAGGTTTTATGTTTTAATTAGTGACCCTGGAGAGTCTGAATACAAACTTagtaagaagagagagaagaggagaggaagagaggaggagaacgagaggagagatggacttTAATTGGTCTCTCCACCACACTGagcacaggagagaggagaatgggaggctggacagagaggcgggggagacagagagaggtgagggagagtgggggacagagagggagagacagaagggggagAAAAAACAGGATGGGTGTCTCGTTCAGGTTCAGGGTCTGTCAGTGGGAGTCTTTATAGAGGAGcgacagagcgagggagggcaagaggaggagggcagggagcccAGTGAAGGAtaaaggagggacagaggagggggggagtagcatggagagaggagggggggagtagcatggagagaggaggggggagtagcatggagagaggagggggggactggCTCCAGTTTAGTCAGtggacaaagaaaagaaaacaaaatgaaaaaagaaaaaagtagaATGCACAGGACATCAGAGGAGATGAAAGAAAATGAAATGTACAAAAGACAtgacaagaagagagagaataagatgGATTAACAGAGGAGTGTAtcacagatagagagaggaagggaaagagggaggagaataAATGATTAAATTAGGGAGGTGATAggggaacacagggaggtgataatggaacacagggaggtgataggggaacacagggaggtgataggggaacacagggaggtgataggggaacacagggaggtgataggggaacacagggaggtgatagtggaacacagggaggtgataggggaacacagggaggtgatagtggaacacagggaggtgataggggaacacagggaggtgataggggaacacagggaggtgataggggaacacagggaggtgataggggaacacagggaggtgataggggaacacagggaggtgataggggaacacagggaggtgataggggaacacagggaggtgataggggaacacagggaggtgatAGGGGAACACAGGAGGT
This genomic interval carries:
- the si:dkey-246i14.3 gene encoding LOW QUALITY PROTEIN: ephrin-A4 (The sequence of the model RefSeq protein was modified relative to this genomic sequence to represent the inferred CDS: deleted 2 bases in 2 codons) gives rise to the protein LIEGDLSIQVNLNDYLDIYCPHSPIQEGGAAGQPHTLALYLVAEAGFQGCVETRGATKRWECNSPHAPFGPLRFSEKVQRFTPFSLGFEFLPGHHYYYSSLPTDEGPPLPCMKLRVSVCCEPTTEGSKQEQGTPASRSRVGSLRPAPLFLFLPLFLLLSV